The genomic stretch CTAAAAAAATCATAAATAAAGAATCAGAACAGAATGCAAACTCTTAATTTTAATTAGCAGGAATTTACAATGTGGAAGATGAAAATTTACCTGCACAATGTCATCCAATTATAAAATCAAAAAGAAAAAAGAAAGTTGAGATAAAAAATGATACAGTGTAAGTTATGTGGAACCCCATTAGGGAAAGAACCAACTACCAAAGAATTAGAAACGCATTGGAAAAAACATCATAATTGGCACTGGGAATCAAACAAAGATAAAACACCTGAAGACGCATTATTAAAAAAAAGATAATCAACGTCTTGGAATAGTGATCGTTTATAGCATGCCTAGACCACTAATCGAAGGCGTCAACAATACTTTAGATTTGAGACATAAAAGGTAGATTATGGAATTTCCAAACATATGTTTAGTATAGATAAAAAAATAGAACTAATTTTTAGAATTCTTGTCAAGTAGTTTATCAATTAAAAATGAGAATACACAATATGGGTGGCATACTAATTGAATGAGGATTTTGCAGAATATACAAAATGCATTTCATGCAATCAGGCACTGATTTACTGTGATTGTAATTGTCCATATTGCGGAAAACGAGAAGAGTGTGATTGTGAAATGACTGCATTGAAAATTACACAATGAATTTTTTACAAGCCTGAAAAATAATTTTAAAAAACTCTTATGCGTAATGTTTTGTTTATTTTCAGCTAATAGATTTGAAAAAACTCACTTTTGATATGTAATACAGATTTTGTCATTATGGCACATGTCAAAAATAGAGGCATACGATATCAAAGTAAGGAAAAAAGTACTCATGAAAAATCCACAACCATATAAGATGAAAAATGGATCATGGGCACTGAAAGGAACTAGCACCGAAACAGGAATTAATCTATTCAAAATTGTGGGCAGGCAAAAACCAACAATTAGCCAATCAAGATTTGAGGCAATCAAGGATTTGTTTACCAGCAGACAATGTGAATGTGATAAAATATGCTAGTTGTATTTTTATTTTATCTAGAGATTTTGCATATTATCAAATTCATGGCAACATCATAAATCAATGAATTAGAAAACATTAATTTGATATTTTTTTACAATTATTTATGTCCCTAGAGATCGATTGGAAGAACAATTTCTATGGAATTTCTTGGGCATATGAAAAAGACAGATTGGTAGTATCCACAGTGTTTGAAGATAAAAAAGAGGCAATAGCCATTGCCAGAGACATAGAAGATTGGAGTGATAAATTTACCAGATTGACAATTATTGAAAAAGATAATGATGAATTTGCAATTTGTGTTTACCAAGATCCGTTGGTTTCAAAAAATGACAGACATTTAGGATTATTCAGAACAGGTATGAGACAGAGTGGTGGATATGAACAAGCAAAACCAATGATGGAGGAAAAATCACCACTATTGCAAATTGCATATGCTGCAGATGTCAGAGATATGAATACATATGAACAAATTTCACGACTAGTTCCAATGCGTAAATGTAGAATTATTGCAGAAAAAGATTTGAAAAAGCAAGAATACTATTATGAAAAACTAGCAAATTCTCAGAATTAAGAAAAAGGTGAGATTCAAAAACAAATCTAGGATTTGAATCATCACCAGGTATGGTCGGGTATCAATCATATTCCAAATTCAATATAAAGAATCACTACTCATTGCTACTGAGAAATTATACTGACAAATCGTTCATTGATATTAAATAGAAATTTTACCAGGATATTTTATGCAAGATAACAATAATCAAACAAACTGGGAAGAAGCAATCGGTCTTTCTTGGCTGATATCAGATGATTAAAATGTCAAGTTTTAATTCAATTTGCAGCCCAAATTGTTGGTGTAAACTGAATAAAATAGCAGATACCACCGACCAGCCTTTGAAATATCTAAGGCTTTAATTTTTTAATTCACAATATTCATAAAGTAATATTTTTGTCTGGATGTATGAAATTAACAGTAAAATTTGTTCTAATTGTTTTAATCATATCATTATTTGGAAGTGTTTTAGAGATTTGGGGCGGGAGTTGGGATATTACTAGCCACGCAATTGGCGCCCCTGAATCATTTTTCACACCGCCACATGCTGTTTTGTATTCTGGAGTAGGCATTTCATTAATTGCGGCAATTGCATCCTTAGGCATCATTAGTAGAGATAAAGAATTACGCCAAAAATCATTTTCTTTAGGTTTAAAATTAGTTTTTGTTGGGAGTATAATTCAAGTTATTGCAGGTCCAGGAGATTATTTGTGGCACGAACTCTTTGGAACTGACGGATTACTTAGTCCAACTCACTTGACATTGATTACAGGAATTTTAATTCAATCAGTAGGGATCATTATGGGATTAACTAGATTAATTCCATATAATTTCAAAGCAGTGAAACCTGCATTAACTGTAGGATTTTCAGCACTGTGGTTTATTGTAATAGCGTTTACGTTTCAATTTGGGCTGCCAATATCAAACGGAGAAACAATAAACTGGAATCCAGATCCTTATGTAGGTGCAGCAATTCTGGGTATAACAATACCATTTTTTGGTACACTAATTTTCTGGGGAGCAGCAAAATCTATGAAAAAATTTGGGTGGGTCAGTGCATCAATTGCAGGATTGTTAATTCTAAATGTTACAGCAAATGTAATTCCAAATAATGCACTGTGGGGATTTTTACCATGGTTTGCAATACCAATGAGTGTATCGCTTGTGGCGGATGCAATAATGAATGATAAAATTAAACTTGGTAAATATGGAGAGGAGATAAGTGGAGGATTAGTAGGAACAGTTTTTCTAATATGTAGTATGCCACTGATAGGAATGGCCTATATCCAATTTTATGTATTCAGTGGAGTTTCAGGATATACTTTGTTACCAGAATTTTCAGAAACTCTAGCAATGATTTTAGGATTAATGGGTATTTCAGGAGCAGCCATTGGAATTATCGCTGTAAAAATGGCAAGAAAAAAAATATCCATACCTGTTGAATCTACAATCTAGAATTCAAAGATTAAATTCTATTTCATCATAATTTCATTATGCATTGTGATGATAAACGCACACTACATGTATTAAAAAAAGAGATTGAAAAATCTTGGAAATTGCTTGAGAATTCAGGATTTACTGATCAACAATTATTAGAAGATTTCAACAATACAATTACAGCATATTTTGATTGTAAATCATCATCAGAATAGAAATCAAATATGATTTTCTGGATAGAGCTTAAGTATCATTTTAACATAATTAAGTAGATGAACTATGAAAATCTCTTAAAGAGAATTATGGATTCGGATGTCAACATAAGACATAGTATTATCACAGACAATGAAGGAAATATCTTAGCTACAAGTCACAGAGAAGGGATTACAAATTATCTATCTCCAGAGGAAACAGCTGCATCCTTGAAAAGAGCATCAGTAGCATGGAAAGGAAGAAACGAATTGGCTCCAAAGATAGGTCATGGATTGTATGCAGTAGCAACATTTGAGAAAATTACCAGAATGACATTTCCATTAGGGGACAATAATTTGATATTTGTTAGCATGGGTTCTGATGCAGTGAGAACAGATTTACATGAAGGAGGTCAAAAACAGATTATTGAACACGTCCTGAACATTTTGAGTAAAGATCCTACAAAGCAATAATCTAAAAATTGATTTTAAGAATATTATAAATTTGAATCAAGAGGAGTCAAAATATCTAAATTGACAATGGTTGAACATACCAAAGAATGCAAGTATAGAATGGACAATGATATGCCACATACTAATTGCTATTGTCAATGCCATAAAATCATCATGGCAGAATCTTCAAAACTTGAATCAAGGACTTTTTGATTCAGGCTCAAAATTGTCAATAATCTCAGTAACACTAGCAAGAATGGTCTCTTTGATTTTCTCTTGACTCATTCCAGATTTATGCATTAATTTCATTTGATCCATTAAGGAGAAATGAACTCGACCTTGAAGATAATCAACTAGTCCAAATCCTTGTTTTGGAAATTCAGTGACAAAAATATCATGTTCTGAAAATTCATCGACATCATTCATAAAACGACTACAGGAAAACCAGTTATAAAATTTCCAAATATTCTTTAACCCAATTAAAAATTACAACTCATGACAGAATTTGTCCACAAACCATACGATAAAATCTATGTTAGAGATATGATAAAACTCAATTTAGATGATCTAATAGGCATGATGTCATCCCTAGAGGCAGCAAATGCCTATTGGGTTGACGGAGTTTTATTTGCCAGTTTTGCTATGACTGAATCTGAAGAATTAGCAAAAAAAGAGATGCAAAATGAAATGTTTCTAGACAAAATTATTTTTGCAGCATATGAAAAATATACAAAGACAGTGAAATCATCAACAAATTTAGAGATAGGGGTATTAAACATGCAAAAAAGTAAATTGTACAAGGATCTAATAGCGTGGTTAAAAACTCAATCAATATGGAATGAATAAAAAATTAAGATTGATTCCAAGAACCGTATCCGCCATCTAGAGTAACTGCATCGAAACCCTCCTTAATCAATTCATCAGCAGCAATATTTCCTCTATAGCCAGTACCACAATAGGTACAAATTTTCTTGTTTCTCAAATCTTCTATTTGTTTTTTCTTTGCATTTCTAATGGATAGTCCCAATGGCATATGGACAGAGTCAGATATAACTCCCCCAGATAACTCATCTGCCTCTCGGACATCAATAATGACAAAATTACTTTGTTGTATTTTTAAATCATTTGCAGTGATTTTGTTTGCCATGTATTTGAAAAGACAAGGTGTAATTTATTTCTGTTTTGATGAAAGAGCAACACATGGAAGAAATCTTGAATTCAATAGATAGCAAATTAGTTATCAGCAATTAGGCTTTCAAGAGACAATCCATAATACGAATTATCCACAGGTTTTAATTTTTCTATTAATTCAGATTTTAGTAATTTGATTTCTTTTTCAGTTTTCATAATATTAAAAGAATCAGTATTTTTGATAAACCGCTCTTTGTAAACACCATCAACCCATAGTTAATAACAAATTAATTTTTAAAATTTCAATTATGAAAAATAACCAAAAACTTAAGTTTTAAGATCATTGAGAAAATAATCAGTGGATGAGCCATTAGTAGAGATTTCTAAGAAGTTGATAGCGACAGATTATGAGATCGATGAAATATCAAAACAATGGACCATACTTAAACATGAATATCGAAGTAGTAAAGACCCTACACTTAGAGAAGAAATTAAAAAAAAATGGAATAGACTAGAAAATAAGAAGAAAAATCTGGAAATGAATCGTAGGAAAATTATTGAAAAAAAAGAAGAAATAGAATTTAAAAACAGATGGAAGGGATGGAAATGAAAATATCAATAAGCTTAAGTTCACAGAATATTCAAAAAATTATTGAGTTTTGAGCCTAATTACAGAGCAACACTAGTAATTTTGGATGATTTTGAAGTTAACGGATTAATCCAATTCAACAAAGAATATGCAGATGAAGGTTTTTTTAATAATTTTATAAAATTTAGAAGATCATTTTCTCATTCAATAAATGAATTAATTAGTAAATTAGACACTTTTGAAACAAAAAATAGTGAGATGATGAGTTTTATTATCTATTCAGAATTATCTTTTATCAATTCTCATCTAGAGGCCATAAAGAAATTTCTCAAAATCATCATTAATCCGACAAAAGTGGATGAAGGGCTTGAAAAAGACACAACTCTTCAACAAATGATTCAAAAAATTTGTAAAAAATTGAACTATAATCAAAAACTAGAAAATTCAATCAAAGGGTTATTTTTGCTTGATTTGAAAGATGCCATCATGCTAGAGATGTTCTTAATTGAGACAGACCATTTAATCATTTATCCAAATAACTTAAAAATGAAAAAACAGTTAGACATTAAAGATTTAGCTACTCATGTATCGCAAGCAACGGAAATTTTATCTGCAATGCTTGATTGGTCAAATGGAAAAACAAAAAAACAGAAGCCAGATGAATTAGATGGAATAGTCAGAGATTTGTCTAAGCAAGTAGAAGAACTAGATAAAAAACTTGAAAAACTTTCTTGAATTAGTCCAAGTTGTTCAAATAATATTTTTCTATACGTTCCATCATAGGTTGAACATAATCATCACATGTTTTGATAAATTCTTGTCTAGTATTTTTTTCACTGCTTACTAAAATAACTACTTGATTAATTTTTTGTCCTGTAACTTCGTGAAACATATGAGCATAGCATGTGGTCTGCAAGTAGTATTCATACATGTATTCATCAACTTGAGGTTTTCTTTTTGTTTTATAGTCTATGATAGAGAGTTCACCATTGTATTCAGCAATTAAATCACTTGTACCAGCAACTTTTAGTTTATCTGAATACATTCGTTGTTCAATACATGTGACATTTGAAATATTCTCAAGAAATGGTTTTAGATTGTGAAAATGGGCAATAGGCAATAAATCAAAGTCTTCCATGGACAAAGTATTACTCAAGTAATCTTCAATCATTTTGTGAGATTGTGTACCAATGTCTTGAGCTTGTTTTGTAATGTATTCATGAGCGGGTTCATTTTCTTTCCACATAGCTAAACCATTTTTTTTATGCTCAGGGGCAGTAGCAGATAGAATCGTGCTGATGGAAGGATAAATTTTATCAAATTTGGTTTGATACCAATGACCATCTTCTCTATCCAATAATACGGGCTCACGGATCTTTAGCATTTGTGTAAAATTTGCCACTAAAAATTGCAGTAAATTCTAGTTATTGAATGATTTGGATAATTATTATCACGTCATCATTTTTTTAAATTTATTATATTCTGATCTAGTTTTTACAAATTGATCTGTTACAATTTTTCTCAAGGAAAACAAATTTTCCATTTTTGGATTTATTATAGAAATAGATTCGTTAAAAATTACTGTATCAATGAACTCCTCATTAGGATATACAGTAAATTCTAAAAATTTTGAATCAATTTGAATTTGCAGTTTAAACCCCATCAACAATCCTAATTCATCATGTTTATTCAAAAATCCAGTCAGGTTAGCCTTCAAAGAAGGATTATTAGAAAAAGACAAATATTTTGAATCTTGTGAATTTTCATCAATTATGCATGCAACAGGTTTTCCTTGAGTATGCAATACCACAGAATTATGAGTGAGTGCAAAATCTTCAGAATCAGGCATTTTGTCTAAGGGCATAGTCAGAATTCCAATGTTTAATTAATAATTTTTTCAAGAAATATGAAAACTATTCTTCATCAGGCTCATTTGCCTTATCTCTAACCTTTTTCATGACACAGAATTTACTCAGAGTCTTTTTCCATCCCATAATATTCAAACAAACTACAGAGTCTTAAGTGTGTTTGATAAATCCAATCAACTCATTGGTAATAATACAGTCTCATATGTTCATTAATGGCAAATTTACCTCAAATCATATTAATGAAGTTCTGTTCTAACTGCGATACTAGACTCGTTCAAAGTTTTGAGGATGTAGGAGGACCTTGGATTTGCCCCAAATGTAATCCCGAAAAAATTCAAATCAAAGTTCCAACATACGGAGTAAATTATTCAGGAAGAACAAAGCAATGTTCCAAAGGATGTGGCGCAGAAATTTACTGGGATGAAGGATTCAAATCAGATAGCGGAAAATTCATTCCAATTGATTCAAGAACGGATGAACCACACAGATGTGAGGGGTCCAGGGAATCAAGAGAATACTTTCCAGATGAAATTAAAAAATATTCAAAACCAAAAATAAAAGATCCTACACCAAGCATCCCTATACCTCAAAATATCCTATATGATATTAATAAAATTCCAAAATCATTAATTGAAAATGACAGTATAAT from Nitrosopumilus sp. encodes the following:
- a CDS encoding PD-(D/E)XK nuclease family protein; the encoded protein is MANFTQMLKIREPVLLDREDGHWYQTKFDKIYPSISTILSATAPEHKKNGLAMWKENEPAHEYITKQAQDIGTQSHKMIEDYLSNTLSMEDFDLLPIAHFHNLKPFLENISNVTCIEQRMYSDKLKVAGTSDLIAEYNGELSIIDYKTKRKPQVDEYMYEYYLQTTCYAHMFHEVTGQKINQVVILVSSEKNTRQEFIKTCDDYVQPMMERIEKYYLNNLD
- a CDS encoding rhodanese-like domain-containing protein, which encodes MANKITANDLKIQQSNFVIIDVREADELSGGVISDSVHMPLGLSIRNAKKKQIEDLRNKKICTYCGTGYRGNIAADELIKEGFDAVTLDGGYGSWNQS